CAGTTCAGCCTCACGGCTCTCAAGGAGGCTTCGCTTCGCATCCAGCGCCTGGGAGAGCCGCGAGAGTCCTTCGAGGCGCACACGGAGTTCAAACGCTCTCTGGAATGCTGCTTCGGCACGGTTGCATTCTTCGCCAAGTGCGGCAAACCGTTCCGGGTCAAAAGAGAGGCGGGCAAGTTCGTCCATCGCACTCTCCCGCTTCTTACAAAGCCCGTCAATCTTTGCAAGAACGACAGCGTGCTCCTCCTCAAGCGCTGGTTTTTGCAGAAGTCGGGCCTGCATCTGCGCATACGCACGGTAAGACGCCTCAAGCGCCTGCGCCTGCGCTTCCAGGTCTTGCAGGACCCCTGGGTCGAACCCGAGCCGTGCGATCTTCGCCTCGGCCTCCTCTTTACGGGCCAGGTAATCCTCGACATCGGCGATGAGCTGCTGCCGCTCCTTCTGGAGGGCGGGAAGGCGGCTGCACTCGCCCCGGAGCGTATCAGCCTCCGCCCGCTTCCCGGTCAGGTCCCGGATCCGCTCTTTGAGGGCATTATGCGCCTCGGGATCGTATTCATCCATACCAAGCGCCCGTATTGCGGCACTGTACTTTTCAGCCTCGGTCTTGCGCCGTTGCAGGACGGCTGCGGTCTGCTCGTATCGGGAGGAATAAAGCGCATGCTGTTCCTTTAAGCGCTGGTATGCCGTACGTTGCTGGTAAAGGTTCTGTAAGCCTGCGATGAGGGCCTCGCGCTCGGCGACTGCCCTCGCATACTCGTGCTCGAGATCGGCAAGCGTCTTCTGTTTTAATTCACTGGCGGCTGCAAGATCGTCGACCAGTTCCTCATAATGCTCGCCGAGGCTCTGGTGGCACATGGGGCAGGACCCTTCCGGGCCTGCGGTGATGATCTCGGCCCGGTGCTCCGCCAGCCGCCGGATCTCCTCGCGGATCGTCTCCTGGCGTTCGGCGCACACGCTGATCCGTGAAGTCAGGTACTCTTTTTTGCTCTCTGCAGACTCAATCTGCTCCTCAATCGCACCCATCCCGGCGAGTTGCCGGGAAACTCCGGCGATCTCGGTCTCGAGTTGATTCATCTCTTCGGAGGCGGCGCAAGCTTCCTGCAGGCACCACTCTCTCTGCCGGGCATACTCCGCCGCCGAGAGAAAGATCTCTTCACGGGCCCGGAGAGCATCGAGGTCACGGACCTCGGCCTCCAGCGCACGGAGATGCTGGACCTTCCCTTCAATCCGCTCTATCTCCTTTCGGTTCTCCAGGACCCGCTGCTCTATCTGGGCAAACCGCTCATCGAGGCGAGCAAGTTCCTCACGAAGACTGTCGTATTCGGGTTGGAGAGCCTTCATCGCCGAGATACGATTATGAAGCGACTGCAGCGCTGCAATATCACCGGAAAGCCCAGCAACCGCGTCCTCATCTTTTTTCAGTACGGCGAGTTCGGCTTCAATCTTTGCGAAGCGTTCAGTATACTCCCGGATCTGCTCCTCAACGGTCTCCACCTCGTGCCTCAGGCGGTCCACGGTTGCCCTATTCTCGGCCATTTGGGCGAGCTCTGCCTTTAAGGATTCGTAACGCCCGGCAAGGAGATCGAGATCTCTAAGTTCGTCCTGCAACCGCTGCCGCTGTGCGATCTCTGCCTCTCCCTCCTGGCACTCGGTGCGGAGCCGCGCGATCTCTGCCTCAAGCACCTCCCTCTCCCGCGCGAGGTGCAGGTAGCGGTCGCGCACGGAGAGAAGCCGATCGCGCTCTTTACGGGCGCGCTCAAGCATCTCTGCAGCGCTCTGCTCGCCGGCACTGATCCGCTTCAGTTCGTCCTCCGCCCGGGCAAGTTCGGCGCGAAGTTCCTCAAGTCGGTCGCGAATCGAGGCGGCATCGAGTTCCTGGAGTCTTCCCGTGAACTCCAAAAGAGTTCCTTCCCGGGCATCGATGATCTGTTTTAACTCCTCCATGCTGTCTTTCTTGAGGTAATCGATGCCCAGCACCTGCATGAACCAATCCTTCCGGGATCCGGCCCGGCTCTCGAGCAGGGTGAGGAGTTCCTTCTGTCCGGCGTAGATGGTGTTTCGGAAGTCACCCGGCCCCATGCCGACGATCCGGTGCACTTCTTCTCCAACTTTTTGGACGCTGCTTGCAAGCAGTTTCTGGTTCAGGAAGAGGTACGCCTCGTGGAGGGTCGAGGAGGGGCGCCGCTTGAACCTGCGAACGACGGCATACTCGTTGCCACCGACCAGGAAGTCCAGGCGGACCTCGCAGACATCCTGCGGGCCCGCAAAGGAACTGACGATGTAGTTCCCATCTAGCCCCGTCCCCTGAAGCCCGTAGAGAGCAAAGAGAATAGCACTCACGATGCTGCTCTTGCCGGTCCCGTTGTTCCCGATGATACCCGTGATGCCGTCCTGGAAGGTGATCTCCTGGTCGCGGAACCGCTTGAAGTTCCGCATCCGGAGTTTATTCAGCAGCATTCTCCCCCTCTTTGTGGCGCGCGATGACCGTTCTGAGGACATCTGTCCCGGTCTTCTTCACGAACTCTTCATCGCCGGGGGCGAGGTGCTCCATCTCCACGAAGTGCTTGAACTCGGCGACGTAGTCAAGGCCGACAAGCGAGTCTTCGTAAAGTATCCGGGATGGATCGTCGATGGTGAGGGCCTGCAGTTTGAGGTCGAGCACCCGGCTCCTGACCTCCGCGAGGGGCTTCTGGTCAAGTGCGCGGAGTGTCTCGCGCCGGATCCCATCAAGCGTGATCTGGCAGATCGCCTGGTAGATCCCCTTCCCGGCTCTATCAACTGCGTCAAGGATTCCATCCACGACCTCCCGGGCAGAGAGACCGTCGCAGTTGATACGGCCGAGGTTGATCATGGGGGTGTGCGGGAGGTCGACATGCCGGACCTCCCCCGAGGCCAGATCCACGACGAGGCCACCCTTGGTATCCGATATCTCACCGTAATTACAGTATTCAAGCGACCCGCTGTACCAGGCATTATCGGTGACCTGTACCTGATCGTGGAAGTGGCCGAGCGCGATGTAGTCGAACCGGTCGGAGAGGATCGTCGCATCCAGTTCGTGTTCGGCAACGGTGCGGAGCCTTCGATCCGAGAGAACGCTTGCAAGACCATGAGTGACGAGCACGTCTGTGCCGGAGGAGAACTCTATCTCCTCAAACGCTGCCCGGTACCCCTCAGGGAGAAGCATATTCGGGATCAGATGAAAGACAACGTCATCGAGTTCAACCCGCCGATAGCGGTTATGGTGAGCGATGTAGAGATCGTTTGCGCGGTAGCCTGCCCGTTCGAGCACCTCAAACGGCGATGCCGTATATCGGGTCTTGGCCATGCTGTGGTTACCCGCGACCATGAGCACCGGTATCCCGGCATCTCTAAGACGGCCAAGGGCATCGAGGGCCGTTGTGTAGGCGCGGGTTTTCGGCTTGACCTGGTGGAAGAGGTCGCCGGCATGGACGAGCGCATCGGGATGCAAGTCGATGATTCGATCGATGGCGGCGAGGAAGTTGTCATAGATGAGTTGTTCGCGCAGGTTCATCCCGGTTTTGGGGTCTACCCGGTTAAATGCCGACAATCCGAGATGTGTGTCTGCTACATGAACGATCTTCATGCCCAATTAGTCTCCGTGTCTCTTGCGTATAAATGCCTGATCTCTGTGCTGTGAAAGTGTTTGGCACCGGGTCGGTGTCAAAAATACGTGTAAACTAATATATCCTCACCAATATTTGTATGGTGATCTCGTGTCGAAAAGAGCCGTAGATGCAGTTTTTCAGGCGCTCTTCCTCCTCTCCGACCTCCGGTTTCTGCTCCGGGAGACAGCTCCCAAGCATGACCTTGACGAGGCACAGAGAGCGCGCGCCGCAGCCACGTTAGAGAAGATGAAGCGGCAGATCGCAATCATTGAAGAGGAGTTGATCCAGTGAAATGCGCAGTAGATATCGAGTCACGCGACATCGAGGAGATGTATATCAACATTGACCCGATTCAGGCAGGCGGGCGACTCACCGCGG
This window of the Methanoculleus thermophilus genome carries:
- a CDS encoding AAA family ATPase; this translates as MLLNKLRMRNFKRFRDQEITFQDGITGIIGNNGTGKSSIVSAILFALYGLQGTGLDGNYIVSSFAGPQDVCEVRLDFLVGGNEYAVVRRFKRRPSSTLHEAYLFLNQKLLASSVQKVGEEVHRIVGMGPGDFRNTIYAGQKELLTLLESRAGSRKDWFMQVLGIDYLKKDSMEELKQIIDAREGTLLEFTGRLQELDAASIRDRLEELRAELARAEDELKRISAGEQSAAEMLERARKERDRLLSVRDRYLHLAREREVLEAEIARLRTECQEGEAEIAQRQRLQDELRDLDLLAGRYESLKAELAQMAENRATVDRLRHEVETVEEQIREYTERFAKIEAELAVLKKDEDAVAGLSGDIAALQSLHNRISAMKALQPEYDSLREELARLDERFAQIEQRVLENRKEIERIEGKVQHLRALEAEVRDLDALRAREEIFLSAAEYARQREWCLQEACAASEEMNQLETEIAGVSRQLAGMGAIEEQIESAESKKEYLTSRISVCAERQETIREEIRRLAEHRAEIITAGPEGSCPMCHQSLGEHYEELVDDLAAASELKQKTLADLEHEYARAVAEREALIAGLQNLYQQRTAYQRLKEQHALYSSRYEQTAAVLQRRKTEAEKYSAAIRALGMDEYDPEAHNALKERIRDLTGKRAEADTLRGECSRLPALQKERQQLIADVEDYLARKEEAEAKIARLGFDPGVLQDLEAQAQALEASYRAYAQMQARLLQKPALEEEHAVVLAKIDGLCKKRESAMDELARLSFDPERFAALGEECNRAEAAFQRAFELRVRLEGLSRLSQALDAKRSLLESREAEL
- a CDS encoding metallophosphoesterase family protein — translated: MKIVHVADTHLGLSAFNRVDPKTGMNLREQLIYDNFLAAIDRIIDLHPDALVHAGDLFHQVKPKTRAYTTALDALGRLRDAGIPVLMVAGNHSMAKTRYTASPFEVLERAGYRANDLYIAHHNRYRRVELDDVVFHLIPNMLLPEGYRAAFEEIEFSSGTDVLVTHGLASVLSDRRLRTVAEHELDATILSDRFDYIALGHFHDQVQVTDNAWYSGSLEYCNYGEISDTKGGLVVDLASGEVRHVDLPHTPMINLGRINCDGLSAREVVDGILDAVDRAGKGIYQAICQITLDGIRRETLRALDQKPLAEVRSRVLDLKLQALTIDDPSRILYEDSLVGLDYVAEFKHFVEMEHLAPGDEEFVKKTGTDVLRTVIARHKEGENAAE